Proteins from a single region of Rhipicephalus sanguineus isolate Rsan-2018 chromosome 5, BIME_Rsan_1.4, whole genome shotgun sequence:
- the LOC119394510 gene encoding protein roadkill isoform X3 has protein sequence MAIPRLPTPPPQSEVNTPVAESWCYTQVKVIKFSYMWTINNFSFCREEMGEVLKSSTFSAGANDKLKWCLRVNPKGLDEESKDYLSLYLLLVSCNKSEVRAKFKFSILNAKREETKAMESQRAYRFVQGKDWGFKKFIRRDFLLDEANGLLPDDKLTLYCEVSVVADSVNISGQNNAIQFKVPECRLSDDFGHLFESQKFSDVILSVNGREFYAHKAILAARSPVFAAMFEHEMEEKKQNRVEITDMDHEVLREMLRFIYTGRAPNLDKMADDLLAAADKYALERLKVMCEEALCSNLSVETAAEVLILADMHSADQLKAHAIDFINTRHATDVMETAGWKTMIHRQPHLIAEAFRALATQQIPPIGPPRKRIKQS, from the exons GTGAAAGTGATCAAGTTTTCCTACATGTGGACCATCAACAACTTCAGCTTCTGCCGCGAAGAGATGGGAGAGGTGCTCAAAAGCTCGACATTTTCTGCGGGGGCCAATGACAAGCTGAAGTG GTGCCTAAGGGTGAATCCGAAGGGGCTGGACGAGGAGAGCAAGGACTACCTGTCCCTGTACCTGCTGCTAGTGTCCTGCAACAAGAGTGAGGTCCGTGCCAAGTTCAAGTTTTCCATCCTCAACGCCAAGCGGGAAGAGACCAAGGCCATGG AGAGTCAAAGGGCGTACCGCTTTGTTCAAGGCAAGGATTGGGGCTTCAAGAAGTTTATTCGAAGAGACTTCTTGCTCGACGAGGCCAACGGACTCCTTCCCGACGACAAGCTTACTCTCTACTGCGAG GTGAGCGTTGTTGCGGACTCGGTGAACATCTCCGGGCAGAATAACGCCATCCAGTTCAAGGTCCCCGAGTGCCGGTTGTCTGACGACTTTGGGCACCTCTTTGAGAGCCAGAAGTTCAGCGACGTCATCCTGAGCGTCAATGGCCGGGAATTCTATGCGCACAAGGCCATTCTTGCAG CCCGTTCACCGGTATTTGCGGCCATGTTTGAGCACGAGATGGAAGAGAAGAAGCAGAACAGAGTGGAAATAACAGACATGGACCACGAGGTGCTGCGAGAAATGCTGCGGTTCATCTACACTGGCCGAGCACCCAACCTTGACAAGATGGCCGACGACCTCTTGGCTGCCGCTGATAAG TATGCCCTGGAACGGTTAAAAGTGATGTGTGAGGAGGCCCTGTGCTCAAACCTGTCGGTTGAAACGGCTGCGGAGGTGCTCATTCTGGCAGACATGCACAGCGCAGACCAGCTGAAGGCACATGCCATTGACTTCATCAACAC CAGGCATGCCACGGATGTGATGGAGACAGCGGGCTGGAAGACCATGATCCACCGGCAGCCGCACCTGATTGCCGAGGCCTTCCGAGCCCTGGCTACCCAGCAGATCCCGCCCATAGGGCCACCCCGCAAGCGCATCAAGCAGTCCTAG